The window GATCTTTGGGTGTTTTGACGATAGGCAACGATAAACTCAAGGCCTTTTGGTAAAACTCATCGACTTCTTGCTTGGTAGAAACCACAAACCCAAAATGATCAAGGCTTTCTAACGGATCTGGCACCTTGGTTTGGGCAACTTGATGCAAGGCCAAATTATCTTGGCCTGCTGTTGTAAGATAAACATTTTCAGGGTTGGGTTCCCAATCAACCTGCATGCCTAAAAAATTTTCATAAAATTCTCGAGACCGTTGCAAATCTTTTACCCGCAACGCAAGATGCCGAATACCTAATTTACTCATACAACAACTCCATGCTACGTATTTTTTAACTACATAAGTTGGTTAGCTTTGAGGAAGGCCCTGCCTAGCCTTGGGGGAGCCATCGCGGAAGCGGCGGGGCCCCCATGCGGGCTAGCCGGCGAGGATGCGCCGAGGCCCGCTTCTGAGCGGGAACGCGGAAGGATTCCGTGCCGGCTAGCCCCATGAGGGTCACCGCTGCAGCGCCGGCTCCCCCAAGGCTAGGCAGGGCCTTCCTCAAAGCTAACTATATACATTGATTGATATGCAAATGAAAAACCTAAAATGGAAGATTCTTCATCATCATGGGTCCCTGCCTTCGCAGGGATGACATTGTTCACATATGGCTGCTGATCTTAAAAATTTTTATCTTGAGAAGCGAGCAGAAGGTTGGCGTTTAGTGGACTCTCGTTGCGCTAAACCTCGATATTTGGAAATTAATTTGCAAAAAGGTAGCCTGGGGTATCGACAAAAACGCTTGACTCAATCGAAAGATCCTTTAAAAAAAATTTTAGGGATTAAGTTCCCCCCTCCTCCTAACACTTATCTCATCGATGCCACCGCGGGCCTAGGCAAAGATGCTTGGTTATTTGCCCAACTGGGGTTACAAGTGTCAGCGATTGAACGCAATGAGCTTCTGTATTCACTCTTGGCTCATGCCCTTAGCCAAAACACTAGCCAAGATTTTTTGAAACTTTATTTTGGTGACAGCCGGCACCTCATCCCTCAGCTCGCTAAAACTCATCACCCAGCCTTTATTTACCTCGACCCCATGTTCCCACCCCGCCTCAAATCGGCCCTCGTAAAAAAGAACATGCAAATGCTAGAAGCCCTGGTGGGAGAAGACCCAGACGCTGAAGAATTGTTAGAGGTTAGTTTAAAACACGCCACCCAACGCGTGATCGTCAAACGCCCTATTTATGCCCCTCCCCTACTGAAAGCCCCTCATTTTTCCAACCCCGGCAAAACCACCCGCTTTGATATTTACCCAACTCACACCCCTCATTTCACACAGATTGAGGTGTAAAGTCCACAGATAGCGCTTCTTTTGTCTAAAGAGTGGTCAAAATATACCAATCTAATCGAATGCTTACAAATTAGGTAAATCTGGCACACATTTTGCTCTGTCTTGTTAATGATGTCATTGCCACGTCATCACGGGCCTTACAGCCCGGGGGATCCATTGGGGTAATTTTTACTACGACCAAGGGGGCTTTGCAGAGCTTATGGGGGAACATGGCGCTTCTGGTATTAATGGTAAGT of the Deltaproteobacteria bacterium genome contains:
- a CDS encoding VOC family protein, producing MSKLGIRHLALRVKDLQRSREFYENFLGMQVDWEPNPENVYLTTAGQDNLALHQVAQTKVPDPLESLDHFGFVVSTKQEVDEFYQKALSLSLPIVKTPKDHRDGARSFYLKDPDGVVVQIICQASRFQTKLGDKSLEPAG
- a CDS encoding class I SAM-dependent methyltransferase; this translates as MAADLKNFYLEKRAEGWRLVDSRCAKPRYLEINLQKGSLGYRQKRLTQSKDPLKKILGIKFPPPPNTYLIDATAGLGKDAWLFAQLGLQVSAIERNELLYSLLAHALSQNTSQDFLKLYFGDSRHLIPQLAKTHHPAFIYLDPMFPPRLKSALVKKNMQMLEALVGEDPDAEELLEVSLKHATQRVIVKRPIYAPPLLKAPHFSNPGKTTRFDIYPTHTPHFTQIEV